A window from Kluyveromyces lactis strain NRRL Y-1140 chromosome E complete sequence encodes these proteins:
- a CDS encoding uncharacterized protein (some similarities with uniprot|P40463 Saccharomyces cerevisiae YIL135C VHS2 Gene whose overexpression suppresses the synthetic lethality of the hal3 sit4 double mutation) — translation MNHQDLSLSGDEGHSSSQRDSVYDDAGSIHSESSMIFERNVEDPYSQVFSNPRLASLSRSASNANLAPYDSHDSLHDNGSGLSLSKSSSRKQSNAGSFIPHHTLENLVAPALDEGVTIVNDDSTDLESVEMIYSRRPSTIGLDMALGRTRTNSSSDAATLSGNNSSTTRLMRTNSASQGSGLETRPRVLRFYSYADMISDENSSYPRRPSITQSLSSTLLRQQGAGTPTGFDSHRAGNSPSNQLGSPDFSNPFLNNQAIAAAVAANGGNSGQGVSPLESHRKLSNVSIPPLAVATRHYSGNLACRSPNTNTTNGHRLSTSPLMIPHNPNSALLRKSNFQIESSGSECSDDEDPDQHRSNSNSSNSNNNNNNNNNNNNNNNNNNNRNTQHRGLDHDVSSAGTLNTPPVNPQGLRLSRTSTQGSGFNKKFSPPAYKTRAYSNASGVSPYANNFSRSSVSSANTHILDDVFYDEQLQSNTASEVVKKKLTNEI, via the coding sequence ATGAACCATCAAGATTTATCGTTATCCGGCGATGAAGGCCATTCTTCGTCCCAGAGGGATAGTGTTTACGATGATGCTGGGTCGATCCATAGTGAGTCTTCGATGATTTTCGAAAGGAACGTCGAGGACCCGTATTCGCAAGTTTTCTCCAATCCAAGGCTTGCATCGTTATCTAGGTCAGCTTCGAATGCAAACTTGGCACCTTACGATTCGCACGATTCGTTGCACGATAACGGTTCGGGACTGTCTCTTTCGAAATCCTCTTCGAGGAAGCAATCGAACGCTGGAAGCTTTATTCCACATCATACCCTTGAAAACTTGGTGGCACCGGCGTTAGATGAAGGTGTGACTATTGTAAATGATGATTCTACTGACTTGGAGTCGGTGGAAATGATTTATTCGAGAAGACCTTCCACTATCGGATTGGACATGGCATTGGGCAGGACAAGGACCAATTCATCATCGGATGCTGCCACTTTGAGTGGGAACAACTCTTCTACAACAAGACTGATGAGGACCAATAGTGCCTCTCAGGGGTCTGGCCTGGAAACCAGACCTAGGGTGTTACGTTTTTACTCTTACGCCGATATGATATCGGATGAGAACTCTTCATATCCAAGAAGGCCTTCCATAACACAATCGCTTTCGTCGACCTTGTTGAGACAACAAGGTGCTGGTACGCCTACAGGATTTGATAGCCACAGAGCAGGAAACTCTCCTTCAAATCAGCTGGGTTCACCAGATTTTTCTAATCCATTCTTGAACAACCAGGCTATAGCTGCTGCGGTAGCTGCAAACGGTGGGAACAGTGGACAGGGTGTTAGTCCCTTGGAATCACATAGAAAACTTTCCAACGTTTCCATTCCACCACTGGCCGTTGCTACAAGACATTATTCGGGGAATCTCGCGTGCCGTTCCCCAAATACTAATACTACAAATGGACATAGACTGAGTACTTCCCCTTTAATGATCCCACATAACCCAAATAGTGCGTTGTTGCGCAAGAGTAACTTTCAAATAGAGTCCAGCGGAAGTGAATGTTccgatgatgaagatcCGGACCAACATCGCAGtaacagcaacagcagcaacagcaacaacaacaacaacaacaacaacaacaacaacaacaacaacaacaacaacaacaacagaaataCACAGCATCGTGGTTTAGATCATGATGTATCTAGTGCAGGTACACTGAACACCCCACCAGTAAATCCTCAAGGACTTCGTTTATCACGTACTTCTACTCAGGGATCTGGTTTTAACAAAAAATTCTCTCCTCCAGCGTACAAGACAAGAGCGTACTCCAATGCTAGTGGAGTTTCACCGTACGCGAATAACTTCAGTAGAAGCTCCGTGTCAAGCGCGAATACCCATATACTGGATGATGTTTTTTATGATGAGCAACTTCAATCCAATACGGCAAGCGAAGTggtgaagaaaaagttgaCTAACGAAATCTAA
- the DCW1 gene encoding putative mannan endo-1,6-alpha-mannosidase (similar to uniprot|P36091 Saccharomyces cerevisiae YKL046C DCW1 Mannosidase GPI-anchored membrane protein required for cell wall biosynthesis homologous to Dfg5p), which yields MRVFKLVLSLVTLFSSVSFGLDLDVNDLNSLKNATSLVAYGLMDYYTGLQYGKTIGMFASPSYWWQAGGAWGSILDYWFYMENDTYNDILTQALLYQTGDNHDYMPLNQTVTEGNDDQAFWGFAVMAAAERNYPNPPDDEPQWLYLAQAVFNTMSSRWDMDSCGGGLRWQIFTWNSGYDYKNSVSNAALFHLSARLARYTGNSSYTEWAEKIYDWMQDIQLLVDEEPTQYYVYDGASIEENCTDTVKYQWTYNQGLMLSGSAYLYNFTESETWHERTKNFLNSSGIFFNNSIMYEAACQGSGYCNNDQRSFKAYFSRFLGLTAQLVPETRDTVLALLQASAQGAADSCSGGTDGHTCGLNWFYGGWDGKYGLGEQMAALEVMQNLRCLDRPAPYTADDGGTSAGNPAAGTEQSPTNLAPLTIGKGDQAGAGIITAVIGITIIGSVVWLII from the coding sequence ATGAGAGTTTTTAAGCTGGTGCTGTCCCTTGTGACGCTTTTCAGTTCAGTGTCGTTTGGTCTTGATCTAGATGttaatgatttgaattcattgaaaaatgctACATCTCTTGTTGCATATGGTCTGATGGACTATTATACTGGTCTACAGTATGGTAAAACTATTGGTATGTTTGCTAGTCCCAGTTATTGGTGGCAAGCCGGTGGTGCTTGGGGTTCCATCCTAGATTACTGGTTTTATATGGAAAATGATACTTATAACGATATACTTACCCAAGCTTTATTGTATCAAACCGGTGATAACCACGACTATATGCCTTTGAATCAAACAGTTACTGAAGGTAACGATGATCAAGCCTTTTGGGGTTTCGCTGTTATGGCAGCTGCTGAAAGAAACTACCCAAACCCTCCTGACGATGAACCACAATGGTTATATTTAGCACAAGCTGTGTTTAACACGATGTCATCTCGTTGGGATATGGATTCGTGTGGTGGTGGTCTTAGATGGCAAATTTTCACCTGGAACTCCGGTTACGATTACAAGAACTCTGTCTCTAACGCGGCTTTGTTCCATTTGTCTGCAAGATTGGCCCGTTATACCGGGAACAGTTCTTACACAGAATGGGCAGAAAAAATCTACGATTGGATGCAAGATATCCAATTGTTAGTTGATGAGGAGCCAACCCAATATTATGTCTATGACGGTGCCTCGATCGAGGAAAATTGTACTGACACTGTGAAATATCAGTGGACATACAATCAAGGGCTAATGTTATCCGGTAGCGCTTACTTGTACAATTTCACAGAATCAGAGACCTGGCatgaaagaacaaagaattTCTTAAACTCTTCCGGTATCTTCTTTAATAATAGTATCATGTATGAAGCCGCTTGTCAAGGTTCAGGTTATTGTAACAATGATCAACGTTCTTTCAAGGCATATTTCTCTAGATTTTTAGGTTTGACAGCGCAGTTAGTCCCAGAGACGAGAGATACTGTTTTAGCATTGCTACAAGCATCGGCTCAAGGTGCTGCTGATTCATGTTCAGGTGGTACTGATGGCCATACTTGTGGTTTGAACTGGTTCTACGGTGGATGGGACGGTAAATATGGTTTAGGTGAACAAATGGCTGCATTAGAAGTTATGCAAAACCTAAGATGTTTGGACAGGCCTGCTCCATACACAGCTGACGACGGTGGTACTTCGGCTGGTAACCCAGCTGCAGGTACCGAACAATCTCCAACTAATTTGGCACCCTTAACAATCGGTAAAGGTGACCAAGCCGGTGCTGGTATCATCACCGCTGTAATTGGTATAACAATTATTGGGTCAGTTGTTTGGCTCATAATTTAG
- the UBC7 gene encoding E2 ubiquitin-conjugating protein UBC7 (highly similar to uniprot|Q02159 Saccharomyces cerevisiae YMR022W QRI8 Ubiquitin conjugating enzyme involved in the ER-associated protein degradation pathway requires Cue1p for recruitment to the ER membrane proposed to be involved in chromatin assembly) — MSKTAQKRLLKELEKLTKDSPEGILASPIDDSNLFQWDCLIMGPPDSCYEGGVFNARLDFPKDYPLNPPKLTFQPSILHPNIYPNGEVCISILHSPGSDPNMYEHECERWSPVQSVEMILLSVMSILSEPNIESGANIDACILWRDNRPEFERQVKLNLLKSLGF; from the coding sequence ATGTCCAAGACTGCACAGAAACGTTTGTTGAAAGAACTAGAGAAATTGACTAAGGATAGCCCAGAGGGAATACTCGCCAGTCCGATTGATGATTCGAATTTGTTCCAGTGGGATTGTTTGATCATGGGTCCACCGGATTCCTGCTACGAAGGTGGCGTCTTCAATGCAAGATTGGATTTCCCTAAAGATTATCCATTGAATCCTCCAAAACTTACGTTCCAACCTAGTATTCTACATCCTAATATCTATCCTAACGGTGAAGTGTGTATATCCATTCTTCACTCTCCTGGGTCTGATCCAAATATGTACGAACACGAGTGTGAGAGATGGTCACCAGTTCAAAGCGTCGAAATGATATTGCTCAGTGTGATGAGTATCCTAAGTGAACCAAACATTGAGTCTGGAGCTAACATCGACGCTTGCATTCTATGGAGAGACAATAGACCGGAATTCGAAAGACAGGTCAAGTTGAACTTGCTAAAATCTTTAGGTTTCTAA
- the MAC1 gene encoding Mac1p (similar to uniprot|P35192 Saccharomyces cerevisiae YMR021C MAC1 Copper-sensing transcription factor involved in regulation of genes required for high affinity copper transport), which translates to MIIFNGEKYSCVSCIRGHRSSSCKHSERMLVKVRTRGRPSPLDIRKVILVDRASRVEEVDGSGQDNGAGDESQLCCGMNKQPVLFLRAIATKKALLINGDLKIMVTSESGTPDYEVARKVSDDNKFVTEHEFLLNHVSPPPCKSCNSTVKRENESHSLDATNTTENYAKRVKFERQDMTNLSNHELLSAGDNVQLNSVGNSTFQDSVVELFTQNGAYLSTTCSCNENCQCNNCLIHREEAELERYLTELNQPMINLGSAQILTADSSQVEPSKDFFHGETDDQNMSTLCLCEPDFCTCFNCEAHPDEVVTLSELLLYGVLNYKWKKKMVIKYRNKVIHSKYWWHYLTVEIPSMNEKQLRSLDLMEWFDNLISSHSAELPEANDLVHFTDSRGNAHHGNQNDNTKNHININKSIQDDMKRLMPNFGNNNVTLKKDTHSPKGDNRTLLTGTTTADTHMNIHDPLKFNNLIL; encoded by the coding sequence ATGATAATTTTCAATGGTGAGAAATATTCATGTGTTTCTTGCATTCGTGGACATCGTTCTTCATCATGCAAACACAGTGAACGAATGCTTGTGAAAGTGCGGACAAGAGGCAGGCCCTCGCCGTTAGATATTCGCAAAGTGATATTGGTCGATAGAGCTTCCCgagttgaagaagtagaTGGCTCTGGTCAGGATAACGGAGCGGGGGACGAGTCGCAGTTGTGCTGTGGGATGAACAAGCAACCGGTACTCTTTTTAAGAGCTATTGCAACGAAGAAAGCGCTCTTAATCAACGGTGACTTGAAAATCATGGTAACCTCGGAGTCTGGTACCCCAGATTATGAAGTTGCTAGAAAGGTATCAGATGATAATAAATTCGTTACTGAACATGAATTTTTGCTCAACCATGTCAGTCCCCCGCCTTGTAAAAGTTGCAACAGCACTGTGAAGCGGGAGAATGAATCCCATTCTTTGGATGCAACAAATACAACTGAGAATTATGCCAAACGTGTCAAGTTCGAAAGACAAGATATGACGAATTTATCTAACCATGAACTTCTTTCTGCAGGTGACAATGTTCAGTTGAACTCGGTAGGAAACTCAACATTCCAAGATTCTGTTGTAGAACTGTTTACACAAAACGGTGCCTATTTAAGTACTACTTGTTCATGCAATGAGAACTGTCAATGCAACAACTGTCTGATACATAGAGAGGAAGCTGAATTAGAGAGGTATTTGACCGAATTAAACCAACCTATGATAAATCTAGGGAGTGCCCAAATTTTGACTGCCGATAGCTCTCAGGTGGAGCCATCCAAGGATTTCTTCCATGGCGAAACAGATGACCAAAATATGAGTACACTGTGCCTTTGTGAACCTGATTTCTGTACTTGCTTCAATTGTGAAGCGCATCCAGATGAGGTAGTAACGCTAAGCGAACTATTACTATACGGGGTATTGAATTAcaaatggaagaaaaagatgGTCATAAAATACAGAAACAAGGTAATACACTCTAAATACTGGTGGCATTATCTCACTGTCGAAATTCCATCGATGAATGAGAAACAGCTTCGGTCTCTCGATTTGATGGAATGGTTTGATAATCTAATAAGTAGCCATTCCGCTGAATTACCTGAAGCAAACGATTTGGTTCACTTTACAGATAGCCGGGGGAATGCTCACCATGGGAACCAAAATGACAATACTAAAAACCATATAAACATTAACAAGTCAATTCAGGACGATATGAAGAGACTGATGCCAAATTTCGGTAATAATAACGTCACACTTAAAAAGGATACACACAGTCCGAAGGGAGATAATAGAACCTTACTTACCGGCACAACTACTGCTGATACCCACATGAATATACACGATCCACTTAAATTTAATAATCTGATCCTGTAA
- the FMS1 gene encoding polyamine oxidase (similar to uniprot|P50264 Saccharomyces cerevisiae YMR020W FMS1 Polyamine oxidase converts spermine to spermidine which is required for the essential hypusination modification of translation factor eIF-5A also involved in pantothenic acid biosynthesis), with the protein MTDYSVIVIGAGISGLKATSDLVKSGIESVICIESRDRVGGRLNTRQGRNGKYDIGGSWHHDTLSNGLFMEEMSLPESERAGFVFDDEDRACLVDKKLGVLEVDQLECLAYEFEKWVEMRYYDSLDVEDVSYFQLCIEFCFSRKEFLTDEQLYHLPQLLRYMELWHGVDWYALSGKWSGIEHNGRNALVLHYDKILARISNPVKDKIHLSESVNLIKKLSNGKYQVNTDKGKYLCDYCIVTVPQSVLAISCEQEENEFSHMRKARIGFEPPLNGDIFEAITTKASFGSLGKVIFEFDSIKWSKTSGRILTVHEQPTDFVESIRSAKDLKTLLKDIEQKLPRSHEDSWKNPTCFLNLAKHTDTASFVALIQQPVTEYIETLTTEEVEEFFRPVLNKLLNSLGSSDYISDLNDEVKESKTPILKNILTSNWSSDPFSLGAYSACQPGDDPMDLVIALNVGQGNLRFAGEHTIMDGAGCAYGAWESGKREANYIIEKLFTGSDY; encoded by the coding sequence ATGACAGATTATAGTGTTATTGTCATTGGAGCGGGAATCTCTGGGTTAAAAGCTACCAGCGATCTGGTCAAGAGTGGTATAGAATCGGTGATTTGCATCGAATCACGTGATCGTGTCGGAGGTAGGCTGAATACCAGACAAGGTCGCAATGGCAAGTACGATATTGGCGGGTCTTGGCATCACGATACTTTGAGCAATGGTTTGTTTATGGAAGAAATGTCGTTGCCCGAGAGCGAAAGGGCAGGGTTTGTATTCGATGATGAGGACAGGGCATGCCTCGTTGATAAAAAATTAGGAGTTCTTGAAGTGGATCAGTTGGAATGTTTAGCATatgaatttgagaaatgGGTCGAGATGAGATATTATGATTCACTTGACGTAGAAGACGTGTCttattttcaactttgtATCGAATTCTGTTTCagtagaaaagaatttttgaCCGATGAACAGCTCTACCATTTACCACAATTGTTAAGATACATGGAATTGTGGCATGGTGTTGATTGGTATGCACTAAGTGGGAAGTGGTCTGGGATTGAACacaatggaagaaatgCGTTAGTTTTACACTATGACAAAATTTTGGCTAGAATTTCGAATCCAGTCAAGGATAAGATCCATTTGAGCGAATCTGTGAACCTGATTAAGAAATTGTCAAATGGGAAATATCAAGTCAACACTGACAAGGGTAAATATTTGTGTGATTATTGCATTGTAACAGTACCACAATCTGTGTTGGCCATATCTTGTGAGCAGGAGGAGAATGAATTTTCTCATATGAGGAAAGCTCGTATCGGGTTTGAACCTCCATTGAATGGGGATATATTCGAGGCAATAACTACGAAGGCGTCATTTGGGTCTCTGGGTAAAGTTATATTTGAATTCGATTCCATCAAATGGTCCAAAACTAGTGGAAGAATATTGACGGTGCATGAACAACCAACGGATTTTGTCGAATCCATTAGATCAGCTAAAGATCTCAAAACCTTGTTAAAAGATATCGAACAAAAATTGCCAAGAAGTCATGAAGATAGTTGGAAAAATCCAACATGTTTCTTGAACTTAGCCAAGCATACTGATACTGCTTCTTTTGTTGCCTTGATTCAACAACCAGTAACTGAATATATTGAAACTTTGACAAcagaagaagtagaagaATTCTTCAGACCTGTACTTAATAAGTTGCTTAACTCTTTGGGTTCGAGTGATTACATATCAGACTTAAACGATGAAgtcaaagaatcaaaaactccaatattgaagaatattttaACTAGTAATTGGTCTTCTGATCCCTTCTCTCTTGGTGCATACAGCGCCTGTCAACCAGGTGATGACCCTATGGACTTAGTGATTGCTTTGAACGTTGGACAAGGTAATTTGAGGTTTGCTGGAGAGCATACGATAATGGACGGTGCTGGATGTGCGTATGGTGCTTGGGAAAGTGGTAAACGAGAGGCCAATtatattattgaaaaactATTTACAGGATCAGATTATTAA